In Kryptolebias marmoratus isolate JLee-2015 linkage group LG20, ASM164957v2, whole genome shotgun sequence, a genomic segment contains:
- the LOC108238237 gene encoding protein zyg-11 homolog, giving the protein MDGEGPQALCDLCLAQVCFSLDALCNKRGDGSMSLIWAPVFPQELADQLLQNMATKGILNDTTVGIFRNCEKLRLRRASIRCCPVSAEAFRLALCPHQLLELDASWVSGLTGANVISGLASSSDCRASLHKLSLSGLRLDWGSLEGDVGVGNSFSSLQSLRTLHVANTDLTDDILEDICSLPHLETLDISCSTISKLNALLKCKTTLRFLIVHRLRQLDMSPASLLFVFSQLNALRHLDFSEDHFAVDDSDGKDSDETVQQLLEGSPQVLPSLVSLDISGRKKMSEAAVTAFVESRSGLVFIGLLATGLSACPVLSSQKNLKVTGEANEEQVREALGRYRERECFVREALVHLYSLTTDAEKPQPDMLKLVVAAMQSHPESLHVHLVATACVFNLTNQELAEAMPVGLISSTVSQLLHAMKTFPNQQQVQKNCLLALCSDYILQDVPFDKCLAAMLVIHLLSNHEEPTLQRMAVAVISILVAKLSTEEMTQLSKDVFFMKQLLAIVQQKAMVGVVDTTLKFALSALWNLTDEMPTAARNFIECQGLELYEEVLESYYNEPSIQQKVLGLLNNIAEVQELQAELMDEDLLEHVLSLLQNSQVEVGVRYFAGGILAQLASRTEAWTLDDELRTTILKQLHESIITWGHLEREMVSYRSFRPFCPLLQTCQPSGVQLWAVWAVHLVCSQNTSHYSCMLEEEGLTELLRALSTHPDTHSDIKSLSDRILSLVEKQQSDSGVVSHQTQPEKS; this is encoded by the exons ATG GATGGGGAGGGTCCCCAGGCGCTGTGTGACCTCTGCTTGGCTCAGGTGTGCTTCAGTTTAGACGCTTTATGCAACAAGCGAGGAGACGGCTCCATGAGCCTCATCTGGGCCCCAGTATTCCCACAGGAACTGGCTGACCAACTGCTCCAGAACATGGCAACTAAAG GCATCCTGAATGACACAACTGTTGGGATTTTCCGAAACTGCGAGAAGCTCCGCCTGCGAAGAGCCTCCATCCGCTGCTGTCCGGTGTCGGCAGAGGCCTTCCGCCTGGCCCTCTGCCCTCACCAGCTCCTGGAATTAGATGCCTCCTGGGTGTCGGGTCTCACGGGGGCTAACGTCATCTCAGGCCTGGCCTCCAGCTCAGACTGCAGGGCTAGCCTGCATAAGTTGTCCCTCAGTGGCTTACGTCTGGACTGGGGATCTCTGGAAGGAGATGTTGGGGTGGgcaacagcttcagctccttaCAGAGCCTCAGAACGCTCCATGTCGCCAACACAGACTTAACGGATGATATCCTTGAGGATATCTGCTCTCTTCCTCACCTGGAAACTCTGGATATTTCCTGCAGCACCATTTCAAAACTTAACGCCCTCCTCAAGTGTAAAACTACCCTGAGATTCTTAATCGTCCACAGACTAAGGCAGCTGGATATGTCACCTGctagtttattgtttgtctttagTCAGCTTAATGCACTCAGGCATTTGGACTTTTCAGAAGACCACTTTGCTGTTGATGACAGTGATGGAAAAGACAGCGATGAGACAGTGCAGCAGCTTTTGGAGGGGAGTCCTCAGGTCCTCCCTTCGCTCGTTTCTTTAGATATATCAGGGAGGAAGAAGATGAGTGAAGCTGCAGTCACAGCTTTTGTGGAGTCCAGGAGTGGCCTCGTATTTATTGGGCTGCTCGCCACTGGACTCAGCGCTTGTCCCGTCCTTTCATCgcagaaaaatctgaaa GTAACCGGAGAGGCTAATGAGGAGCAGGTACGCGAGGCGCTCGGAAGGTACAGAGAGCGGGAGTGTTTCGTGCGAGAGGCCCTCGTCCATCTCTACAGCCTGACCACTGACGCTGAAAAACCACAACCCGACATGCTGAAG CTGGTGGTGGCTGCGATGCAGAGCCACCCTGAGTCCCTGCATGTCCACCTGGTGGCCACAGCGTGTGTGTTCAACCTGACCAATCAGGAGCTGGCGGAGGCCATGCCCGTCGGCCTGATCAGCTCCACTGTCAGCCAGCTGCTGCACGCCATGAAGACCTTCCCCAACCAGCAGCAG GTGCAGAAGAACTGTCTGCTGGCTCTCTGCAGTGACTACATCCTTCAGGATGTTCCTTTTGACAa GTGTTTAGCAGCCATGCTGGTGATTCATTTGCTGAGCAACCACGAGGAGCCGACCCTCCAGAGGATGGCGGTGGCTGTCATCTCCATTCTGGTGGCAAAG TTGTCCACAGAGGAGATGACACAGCTCAGCAAGGATGTCTTCTTCATGAAG CAGCTGCTGGCTATCGTGCAGCAGAAAGCCATGGTGGGAGTTGTAGACACCACGTTAAAGTTTGCCCTGAGTGCTTTGTGGAACCTGACGGATGAGATGCCCACAGCAGCACGCAACTTCATCGAGTGCCAGGGCTTGGAGCTCTACGAAGAGGTTCTGGAG tcGTACTACAATGAACCTTCTATTCAGCAGAAAGTTCTTGGCCTTTTG AACAACATTGCAGAAGTGCAGGAGTTGCAGGCTGAGCTGATGGATGAAGATCTGCTCGAGCACGTCCTCAGCCTCCTGCAGAACtcacaggtggaggtgggcgtccGGTACTTTGCAGGGGGGATTCTGGCACAGCTCGCCTCCAGGACAGAGGCCTGGACCCTGGACGATGAGCTCCGTACCACCATATTGAAGCAGTTG CATGAGTCTATAATAACGTGGGGTCATCTTGAGAGAGAAATGGTGTCATACAG GTCATTCCGTCCATTTTGCCCTCTGCTTCAGACATGCCAGCCCTCAGGAGTGCAGCTGTGGGCGGTGTGGGCCGTACATCTGGTCTGCAGTCAAAACA CTTCACATTACAGCTGTatgctggaggaggagggccTGACTGAACTTCTGAGAGCTTTGTCCACGCATCCTGACACACACAGCGACATTAAAAGCCTATCGGACCGCATCTTGTCATTGGTGGAGAAACAGCAGAGTGACTCAGGGGTGGTCAGCCACCAGACACAGCCTGAAAAGTCTTAA